The following proteins are encoded in a genomic region of Drosophila willistoni isolate 14030-0811.24 chromosome 3R, UCI_dwil_1.1, whole genome shotgun sequence:
- the LOC6649623 gene encoding dihydropyrimidinase isoform X2 has translation MSTSPKPVKKVPIHLQSAQNRVYIKNGEIVNHDKTFKADVYIEDGIIKFVGPASEITIPGGVRTIDASGLLILPGGIDPHTHLQLPFGGAVAVDDFYHGTKAAVAGGTTMIIDFVLPNKHESMIEAYDKWRSWADPKVCCDYGLHVGITWWSKSVSEEIGILCKELGVNSFKTFMAYKGLYQLNDSDLLDVFERIRQLNGVAMVHAENGDIIAKNTQRLLAEGITGPEGHELSRPEEVEAEAVHRACVLAHQMKTPLFVAGLTSKSSAELVGRSRRSGYCVFGETLASSLGRSMSGVPKSERIYYITSPPIRESAETPRQLMKSLAYDDLQLTGSDNCTFNKEHKALGVGDFTKIPNGVNGLEDRMSLVWEKGVHAGLLDPCRFVAVTSTNAAKIFNIYPQKGRIAVGSDADIVLWNPQATRTISKDTHHHACDFNIFEGMVVHGVPEFVLVRGRICVENGIVRVAEGFGRFIPTPVRPPFVYDIIEGKVQSLPEEHHDEKQNGNMAKKFAELDIQIPVVEPIGAMLAGNLPMPAEGSICSTPSVRGRVDGKRDLQESSFSISEELDKSGVRACIKVKNPPGGKSSGFW, from the exons ATGTCGACTAGCCCAAAGCCGGTAAAGAAGGTACCCATACACTTGCAGAGTGCTCAGAATCGAGTTTAtatcaaaaatg GTGAAATTGTTAATCACGACAAAACCTTTAAAGCTGATGTTTATATCGAGGATGGCATAATCAA ATTTGTGGGTCCAGCATCTGAGATTACGATTCCTGGAGGCGTGAGAACCATCGATGCCAGTGGTTTGCTCATTCTGCCGGGTGGAATCGATCCCCACACTCATTTACAACTGCCCTTTGGCGGAGCGGTGGCCGTTGATGATTTCTATCATGGCACCAAGGCGGCTGTTGCCGGTGGCACAACCATGATAA TTGATTTCGTTTTGCCCAACAAACACGAATCCATGATTGAGGCATACGACAAATGGCGTAGCTGGGCCGATCCCAAAGTATGCTGTGACTATGGTCTTCATGTGGGCATTACCTGGTGGTCGAAATCGGTATCGGAAGAGATAGGCATTCTCTGCAAAGAGCTGGGAGTTAATTCCTTCAAGACATTTATGGCCTACAAGGGACTATATCAG TTGAACGATTCCGATCTGTTGGACGTATTTGAGCGCATTAGGCAATTGAATGGCGTGGCTATG GTTCATGCCGAGAATGGTGACATTATAGCCAAGAATACCCAACGCCTGTTAGCTGAGGGCATCACTGGACCCGAAGGACACGAGCTCTCACGACCAGAAGAAGTCGAGGCAGAGGCAGTGCATCGTGCTTGCGTTTTGGCCCATCAG ATGAAGACACCGCTCTTTGTGGCCGGATTGACCAGCAAATCGTCGGCAGAGCTTGTTGGACGTTCACGACGAAGCGGTTATTGTGTATTTGGAGAAACTCTAGCCAGTTCCCTTGGACGCTCGATGAGCGGTGTACCCAAATCGGAGCGTATTTATTATATAACCAGTCCACCGATTCGCGAGTCTGCCGAAACTCCCAGGCAACTAATGAAGTCGTTGGCGTA CGATGATCTGCAGTTGACTGGCAGTGATAATTGTACATTCAATAAGGAGCATAAGGCTTTGGGCGTGGGTGACTTTACAAAGATACCAAATGGTGTCAACGGTCTGGAGGATCGCATGTCTTTGGTTTGGGAGAAGGGCGTACATGCCGGCCTTTTGGATCCATGTCGATTTGTGGCTGTGACCAGCACAAACGCTGCtaaaattttcaacatttatCCACAAAAGGGACGCATCG CTGTCGGCTCTGATGCGGATATTGTTCTATGGAATCCACAGGCAACACGCACCATTTCTAAGGATACTCATCATCATGCATGCGATTTCAACATTTTCGAAGGCATGGTGGTTCATGGTGTGCCCGAATTTGTGCTAGTCCGTGGTCGTATATGTGTGGAAAACGGAATTGTGCGTGTCGCCGAGGGCTTTGGTCGTTTTATACCAACTCCGGTGCGTCCACCTTTTGTCTATGACATTATTGAGGGTAAGGTGCAATCGTTGCCCGAGGAACATCATGATGAGAAGCAAAATGGCAATATGGCCAAGAAATTCGCTGAGCTTGATATCCAAATACCTGTGGTGGAACCAATCGGTGCCATGTTAGCTGGCAATTTACCCATGCCGGCAGAGGGTTCAATCTGTAGCACACCATCGGTGCGTGGTCGTGTCGATGGCAAGCGTGACTTGCAGGAATCATCGTTCTCAATAAGTG AGGAACTTGACAAATCTGGCGTTCgcgcttgcatcaaagtgaaaaatcCACCTGGCGGGAAGTCTTCCGGATTCTGGTAA
- the LOC6649623 gene encoding dihydropyrimidinase isoform X1, whose translation MSTSPKPVKKVPIHLQSAQNRVYIKNGEIVNHDKTFKADVYIEDGIIKFVGPASEITIPGGVRTIDASGLLILPGGIDPHTHLQLPFGGAVAVDDFYHGTKAAVAGGTTMIIDFVLPNKHESMIEAYDKWRSWADPKVCCDYGLHVGITWWSKSVSEEIGILCKELGVNSFKTFMAYKGLYQLNDSDLLDVFERIRQLNGVAMVHAENGDIIAKNTQRLLAEGITGPEGHELSRPEEVEAEAVHRACVLAHQVDCPLYVVHVMSKSAGIELARARHRYRGRYIVGETLAAALGTDGTHCCQLFEFDHAAAHVLSPPLRPDKTTPEFMMKLLANDDLQLTGSDNCTFNKEHKALGVGDFTKIPNGVNGLEDRMSLVWEKGVHAGLLDPCRFVAVTSTNAAKIFNIYPQKGRIAVGSDADIVLWNPQATRTISKDTHHHACDFNIFEGMVVHGVPEFVLVRGRICVENGIVRVAEGFGRFIPTPVRPPFVYDIIEGKVQSLPEEHHDEKQNGNMAKKFAELDIQIPVVEPIGAMLAGNLPMPAEGSICSTPSVRGRVDGKRDLQESSFSISEELDKSGVRACIKVKNPPGGKSSGFW comes from the exons ATGTCGACTAGCCCAAAGCCGGTAAAGAAGGTACCCATACACTTGCAGAGTGCTCAGAATCGAGTTTAtatcaaaaatg GTGAAATTGTTAATCACGACAAAACCTTTAAAGCTGATGTTTATATCGAGGATGGCATAATCAA ATTTGTGGGTCCAGCATCTGAGATTACGATTCCTGGAGGCGTGAGAACCATCGATGCCAGTGGTTTGCTCATTCTGCCGGGTGGAATCGATCCCCACACTCATTTACAACTGCCCTTTGGCGGAGCGGTGGCCGTTGATGATTTCTATCATGGCACCAAGGCGGCTGTTGCCGGTGGCACAACCATGATAA TTGATTTCGTTTTGCCCAACAAACACGAATCCATGATTGAGGCATACGACAAATGGCGTAGCTGGGCCGATCCCAAAGTATGCTGTGACTATGGTCTTCATGTGGGCATTACCTGGTGGTCGAAATCGGTATCGGAAGAGATAGGCATTCTCTGCAAAGAGCTGGGAGTTAATTCCTTCAAGACATTTATGGCCTACAAGGGACTATATCAG TTGAACGATTCCGATCTGTTGGACGTATTTGAGCGCATTAGGCAATTGAATGGCGTGGCTATG GTTCATGCCGAGAATGGTGACATTATAGCCAAGAATACCCAACGCCTGTTAGCTGAGGGCATCACTGGACCCGAAGGACACGAGCTCTCACGACCAGAAGAAGTCGAGGCAGAGGCAGTGCATCGTGCTTGCGTTTTGGCCCATCAG gTCGATTGCCCACTGTATGTGGTCCATGTAATGTCCAAGTCGGCGGGCATTGAATTGGCAAGGGCACGCCATCGGTATCGAGGTCGTTACATTGTTGGCGAGACCCTCGCCGCGGCTCTGGGCACTGATGGGACACATTGCTGTCAGCTCTTTGAGTTTGATCATGCAGCAGCACATGTGCTCAGCCCTCCCCTGAGACCCGACAAGACAACACCAGAATTTATGATGAAGCTACTGGCGAA CGATGATCTGCAGTTGACTGGCAGTGATAATTGTACATTCAATAAGGAGCATAAGGCTTTGGGCGTGGGTGACTTTACAAAGATACCAAATGGTGTCAACGGTCTGGAGGATCGCATGTCTTTGGTTTGGGAGAAGGGCGTACATGCCGGCCTTTTGGATCCATGTCGATTTGTGGCTGTGACCAGCACAAACGCTGCtaaaattttcaacatttatCCACAAAAGGGACGCATCG CTGTCGGCTCTGATGCGGATATTGTTCTATGGAATCCACAGGCAACACGCACCATTTCTAAGGATACTCATCATCATGCATGCGATTTCAACATTTTCGAAGGCATGGTGGTTCATGGTGTGCCCGAATTTGTGCTAGTCCGTGGTCGTATATGTGTGGAAAACGGAATTGTGCGTGTCGCCGAGGGCTTTGGTCGTTTTATACCAACTCCGGTGCGTCCACCTTTTGTCTATGACATTATTGAGGGTAAGGTGCAATCGTTGCCCGAGGAACATCATGATGAGAAGCAAAATGGCAATATGGCCAAGAAATTCGCTGAGCTTGATATCCAAATACCTGTGGTGGAACCAATCGGTGCCATGTTAGCTGGCAATTTACCCATGCCGGCAGAGGGTTCAATCTGTAGCACACCATCGGTGCGTGGTCGTGTCGATGGCAAGCGTGACTTGCAGGAATCATCGTTCTCAATAAGTG AGGAACTTGACAAATCTGGCGTTCgcgcttgcatcaaagtgaaaaatcCACCTGGCGGGAAGTCTTCCGGATTCTGGTAA
- the LOC6649623 gene encoding dihydropyrimidinase isoform X3 encodes MSTSPKPVKKVPIHLQSAQNRVYIKNGEIVNHDKTFKADVYIEDGIIKFVGPASEITIPGGVRTIDASGLLILPGGIDPHTHLQLPFGGAVAVDDFYHGTKAAVAGGTTMIIDFVLPNKHESMIEAYDKWRSWADPKVCCDYGLHVGITWWSKSVSEEIGILCKELGVNSFKTFMAYKGLYQLNDSDLLDVFERIRQLNGVAMVHAENGDIIAKNTQRLLAEGITGPEGHELSRPEEVEAEAVHRACVLAHQVDCPLYVVHVMSKSAGIELARARHRYRGRYIVGETLAAALGTDGTHCCQLFEFDHAAAHVLSPPLRPDKTTPEFMMKLLAK; translated from the exons ATGTCGACTAGCCCAAAGCCGGTAAAGAAGGTACCCATACACTTGCAGAGTGCTCAGAATCGAGTTTAtatcaaaaatg GTGAAATTGTTAATCACGACAAAACCTTTAAAGCTGATGTTTATATCGAGGATGGCATAATCAA ATTTGTGGGTCCAGCATCTGAGATTACGATTCCTGGAGGCGTGAGAACCATCGATGCCAGTGGTTTGCTCATTCTGCCGGGTGGAATCGATCCCCACACTCATTTACAACTGCCCTTTGGCGGAGCGGTGGCCGTTGATGATTTCTATCATGGCACCAAGGCGGCTGTTGCCGGTGGCACAACCATGATAA TTGATTTCGTTTTGCCCAACAAACACGAATCCATGATTGAGGCATACGACAAATGGCGTAGCTGGGCCGATCCCAAAGTATGCTGTGACTATGGTCTTCATGTGGGCATTACCTGGTGGTCGAAATCGGTATCGGAAGAGATAGGCATTCTCTGCAAAGAGCTGGGAGTTAATTCCTTCAAGACATTTATGGCCTACAAGGGACTATATCAG TTGAACGATTCCGATCTGTTGGACGTATTTGAGCGCATTAGGCAATTGAATGGCGTGGCTATG GTTCATGCCGAGAATGGTGACATTATAGCCAAGAATACCCAACGCCTGTTAGCTGAGGGCATCACTGGACCCGAAGGACACGAGCTCTCACGACCAGAAGAAGTCGAGGCAGAGGCAGTGCATCGTGCTTGCGTTTTGGCCCATCAG gTCGATTGCCCACTGTATGTGGTCCATGTAATGTCCAAGTCGGCGGGCATTGAATTGGCAAGGGCACGCCATCGGTATCGAGGTCGTTACATTGTTGGCGAGACCCTCGCCGCGGCTCTGGGCACTGATGGGACACATTGCTGTCAGCTCTTTGAGTTTGATCATGCAGCAGCACATGTGCTCAGCCCTCCCCTGAGACCCGACAAGACAACACCAGAATTTATGATGAAGCTACTGGCGAA ATGA